A single Lactuca sativa cultivar Salinas chromosome 8, Lsat_Salinas_v11, whole genome shotgun sequence DNA region contains:
- the LOC111890400 gene encoding protein PELPK1-like isoform X1, giving the protein MAPSHLNSILLILVSLSLAFINGNIIAEARNLLEIPELPKPEVPVVPKPEFPVAPKPVVPKPELPVAPKLEFPVVPKPELPVVPKPELPIAPKPEVPVVPKPELPLIPKPELPIAPKPEVPIVPKPELPVIPKAELPVAPKPELPVVPKPELPVVPKPELPVVPKPELPVAPKPEVPVVPKPELPMVPKPVVPEVPKPEPPLIPKPELPVAPKPELPIVPKPELPVIPKAELPVAPKPELPVVPKPELPVAPKPELTIAPKPELPVVPKPEVPEVPKLPVVPKPKVPEVPKLELPLIPKPELPIAPKPEVPIVPKPELPVIPKVELPVAPKPELPIAPKPEVPIVPKPELPVIPKAELPVAPKPELPVVPKPELPMVPKPELPVAPKPELPVVPKPELPVAPKPELPAAPKLELPVVPKPELPVVPNPELPVVPKPELPMAPKPKLPVVPKPELPLAPKPELPMVKP; this is encoded by the exons ATGGCACCTTCCCACCTTAATTCGATCCTCTTGATTCTTGTTTCACTCAGTTTAGCATTTATCAATGGAAATATCATTGCTGAGGCACGTAACCTTTTGGAGATCCCTGAGCTTCCTAAGCCTGAG GTTCCAGTGGTTCCTAAGCCTGAGTTTCCCGTCGCACCAAAGCCAGTAGTTCCAAAGCCCGAGCTTCCCGTTGCACCAAAGCTTGAGTTTCCTGTGGTTCCAAAGCCCGAGCTTCCTGTGGTTCCGAAGCCCGAGCTTCCCATCGCACCAAAGCCTGAGGTTCCCGTGGTTCCAAAGCCCGAGCTTCCTTTGATTCCGAAGCCTGAGCTTCCCATCGCACCAAAGCCTGAGGTTCCAATAGTTCCAAAGCCCGAGCTTCCTGTGATTCCGAAGGCTGAGCTTCCCGTTGCACCAAAGCCTGAGCTTCCTGTGGTTCCAAAGCCCGAGCTTCCTGTGGTTCCGAAGCCCGAGCTTCCTGTGGTTCCGAAACCTGAGCTTCCCGTGGCACCAAAGCCTGAGGTTCCAGTAGTTCCCAAGCCCGAGCTTCCCATGGTTCCAAAGCCTGTGGTTCCAGAAGTTCCAAAGCCCGAGCCTCCTTTGATTCCGAAGCCTGAGCTTCCGGTCGCACCAAAGCCTGAGCTTCCAATAGTTCCAAAGCCCGAGCTTCCTGTGATTCCGAAGGCTGAGCTTCCCGTTGCACCAAAGCCCGAGCTTCCTGTGGTTCCGAAACCTGAGCTTCCCGTGGCACCAAAGCCTGAGCTTACCATCGCACCAAAGCCTGAGCTTCCCGTGGTTCCAAAGCCTGAGGTTCCAGAAGTTCCAAAGCTTCCCGTGGTTCCAAAGCCTAAGGTTCCAGAAGTTCCAAAGCTCGAGCTTCCTTTGATTCCGAAGCCTGAGCTTCCCATCGCACCAAAGCCTGAGGTTCCAATAGTTCCAAAGCCCGAGCTTCCTGTGATTCCGAAGGTTGAGCTTCCCGTGGCACCAAAGCCTGAGCTTCCCATCGCACCAAAGCCTGAGGTTCCAATAGTTCCAAAGCCCGAGCTTCCTGTGATTCCGAAGGCTGAGCTTCCCGTTGCACCAAAGCCTGAGCTTCCTGTGGTTCCAAAGCCCGAGCTTCCTATGGTTCCGAAACCTGAGCTTCCCGTGGCACCAAAGCCTGAGCTTCCAGTAGTTCCCAAGCCCGAGCTTCCTGTGGCACCAAAGCCCGAGCTTCCCGCAGCACCAAAGCTTGAGCTTCCCGTGGTTCCAAAGCCTGAGCTTCCGGTAGTTCCAAATCCCGAGCTTCCTGTGGTTCCCAAGCCTGAGCTTCCCATGGCACCAAAGCCTAAGCTTCCCGTGGTTCCAAAGCCTGAGCTTCCGTTGGCTCCTAAGCCCGAGCTTCCTATGGTTAAGCCCTAG
- the LOC111890400 gene encoding protein PELPK1-like isoform X2 encodes MAPSHLNSILLILVSLSLAFINGNIIAEARNLLEIPELPKPEVPVVPKPEVPEVPVVPKPEFPVAPKPVVPKPELPVAPKLEFPVVPKPELPVVPKPELPIAPKPEVPVVPKPELPLIPKPELPIAPKPEVPIVPKPELPVIPKAELPVAPKPELPVVPKPELPVVPKPELPVVPKPELPVAPKPEVPVVPKPELPMVPKPVVPEVPKPEPPLIPKPELPVAPKPELPIVPKPELPVIPKAELPVAPKPELPVVPKPELPVAPKPELTIAPKPELPVVPIVPKPELPVIPKAELPVAPKPELPVVPKPELPMVPKPELPVAPKPELPVVPKPELPVAPKPELPAAPKLELPVVPKPELPVVPNPELPVVPKPELPMAPKPKLPVVPKPELPLAPKPELPMVKP; translated from the exons ATGGCACCTTCCCACCTTAATTCGATCCTCTTGATTCTTGTTTCACTCAGTTTAGCATTTATCAATGGAAATATCATTGCTGAGGCACGTAACCTTTTGGAGATCCCTGAGCTTCCTAAGCCTGAGGTTCCAGTGGTTCCTAAGCCTGAGGTTCCAGAGGTTCCAGTGGTTCCTAAGCCTGAGTTTCCCGTCGCACCAAAGCCAGTAGTTCCAAAGCCCGAGCTTCCCGTTGCACCAAAGCTTGAGTTTCCTGTGGTTCCAAAGCCCGAGCTTCCTGTGGTTCCGAAGCCCGAGCTTCCCATCGCACCAAAGCCTGAGGTTCCCGTGGTTCCAAAGCCCGAGCTTCCTTTGATTCCGAAGCCTGAGCTTCCCATCGCACCAAAGCCTGAGGTTCCAATAGTTCCAAAGCCCGAGCTTCCTGTGATTCCGAAGGCTGAGCTTCCCGTTGCACCAAAGCCTGAGCTTCCTGTGGTTCCAAAGCCCGAGCTTCCTGTGGTTCCGAAGCCCGAGCTTCCTGTGGTTCCGAAACCTGAGCTTCCCGTGGCACCAAAGCCTGAGGTTCCAGTAGTTCCCAAGCCCGAGCTTCCCATGGTTCCAAAGCCTGTGGTTCCAGAAGTTCCAAAGCCCGAGCCTCCTTTGATTCCGAAGCCTGAGCTTCCGGTCGCACCAAAGCCTGAGCTTCCAATAGTTCCAAAGCCCGAGCTTCCTGTGATTCCGAAGGCTGAGCTTCCCGTTGCACCAAAGCCCGAGCTTCCTGTGGTTCCGAAACCTGAGCTTCCCGTGGCACCAAAGCCTGAGCTTACCATCGCACCAAAGCCTGAGCTTCCCGTG GTTCCAATAGTTCCAAAGCCCGAGCTTCCTGTGATTCCGAAGGCTGAGCTTCCCGTTGCACCAAAGCCTGAGCTTCCTGTGGTTCCAAAGCCCGAGCTTCCTATGGTTCCGAAACCTGAGCTTCCCGTGGCACCAAAGCCTGAGCTTCCAGTAGTTCCCAAGCCCGAGCTTCCTGTGGCACCAAAGCCCGAGCTTCCCGCAGCACCAAAGCTTGAGCTTCCCGTGGTTCCAAAGCCTGAGCTTCCGGTAGTTCCAAATCCCGAGCTTCCTGTGGTTCCCAAGCCTGAGCTTCCCATGGCACCAAAGCCTAAGCTTCCCGTGGTTCCAAAGCCTGAGCTTCCGTTGGCTCCTAAGCCCGAGCTTCCTATGGTTAAGCCCTAG